The Mangifera indica cultivar Alphonso chromosome 12, CATAS_Mindica_2.1, whole genome shotgun sequence DNA window AATATTCCCAGTGATAATTCCGGAGCATTTTTAGTCCTGTCCAGTCCAGGGAAGCAGGTGATAGTGATACAATTGATATTTCTTAGATATAGATTGCTGTTCAGATCTTCattatgataaatttgtatataccACATTATTCTTTTTCGCTAATACAATTTGAGATCTTGATAGCCTCACAATGGCATATTATGTAACTGTTCCAGAAATGTTGCTATACTGCTATATGTTGCCTTGAACAAGCAAATCAACTTTCCAGGTTTTGCACAAACATGATTTATGATAACTATTAAATCAATATGTTGCCAAGCTGTTGGATCATCATGGATTATAATCAAATCTAATTCCATCTGATAGAAATACGGAAATTATAGGATAATCAATACAATATCAGAAAGGAGGATCAATTGATATGGTAAGACTGGGATCCTGTAACCCTGAAGGTACATCAAATCCTGACATGAAGTCATCACCAAAGAGAACAGCACCGGCTGCCAGTGCTCCAGCACCTACTCCCATTCCAAAGCCAGGTCTCACACCTCGTCCTGGGGGTCCAGATGACGGCACATCCACATAAGTTGACGATAAATTATTTGTTCTGGGTAGAAGAGTGGGTATGTAGCCTACAttggaaggtggtggtggtggtggtggtggagttcgtgacggtggtggtggtggtggtggtggtggagtttGTGCTGGACGATAGCTGGGTCCTGCAGGTGGAGGGTAGCTTTGTCCACTAACTGACAGGTTTGAATAATTTGTTGGGTAAGACACTGAATGGGCATATGGAAAATTTGTCTGTGATTGGTTTTCTGGTCGATGGAGGGGGTTCTGGGGCTGCTCTGTTGGGTAGGCTGGTCCTGAACCTCCTTCAGTGGACAATTTGATATTGTTGCTTTGATCCATGAGCATGATTCCACCTTCGCTACCTTAAAAATGGCAAAAGAGTTAAATtcaatattcataaattaaaattttcatctaggatataaatttcatattgacGAAGTATGAGAGAGAATAAGTTTAGATATATTGACAAAATATGAGagaaatattaagtttaaatatacaTTTCACATCCTTTGAAAACATTAAactataattagataaataattttttaaatatacatttaaaattagtAATATCTTGACAATAGATTGATCAATTAGATCGATgatattacaaatgatattaaaatcaCATTTTAATAGTGTGTCGGATTATTGAACCATACTCTACCAATATCATTCGAATAGTGGGGCAAGACTTGGCGAGCCAAAAAGCAAAACTATGAAATATTACAAGTGTGTTAGATGTATAagaaatatatcataaatacctTGGTATAAACTTGTATCTTCCCGCTCTTCAGAGATATGAATTGAAATATCAACAAATCCTTGAGGTTTGCTGGAATTTCTTTTGCGCAACTGATAGCTCCCAACTTGTTCAGTTCCTGATCTGAAACCCTCGGTGGTATACTTGGGCATAAATTCTTTCAAGACAATAGTAGCTGTTCCTTGAAGCCTTTCCCTGAGAAAAATGGGCTCTCTGCTGTATACTTCAACATGCAAAGCCATATCTTGGAAATTTGAGTCATCAACCAAGGCAGCAAACTTGGTTCTCCACACCGGGTTTGCATTCCCAGAAGCATCAATCTTGGTGCAGTATTTGTTGTTAGGATCAATCCACCCAACAGCAAACCATTGAAGCTTCCAAAGAGAAGAAGAACGCCCAAGTCCCCGGGCAGATATGAGGCATACTTCAATCCAGATTTTCCCCAtgtcaagctattgaagaaaaTGAGAGATGGTGAGAGAAGTTGTCCCCTTTAGATTTCTCTTATCCATAAAGTTAAACTATTTTGTATTCTTTCCGAGGCTACTTTACTTAGATGGTCAGAAAATTCT harbors:
- the LOC123192827 gene encoding probable inactive serine/threonine-protein kinase slob2, with product MGKIWIEVCLISARGLGRSSSLWKLQWFAVGWIDPNNKYCTKIDASGNANPVWRTKFAALVDDSNFQDMALHVEVYSREPIFLRERLQGTATIVLKEFMPKYTTEGFRSGTEQVGSYQLRKRNSSKPQGFVDISIHISEEREDTSLYQGSEGGIMLMDQSNNIKLSTEGGSGPAYPTEQPQNPLHRPENQSQTNFPYAHSVSYPTNYSNLSVSGQSYPPPAGPSYRPAQTPPPPPPPPPSRTPPPPPPPPSNVGYIPTLLPRTNNLSSTYVDVPSSGPPGRGVRPGFGMGVGAGALAAGAVLFGDDFMSGFDVPSGLQDPSLTISIDPPF